A single region of the Arthrobacter sp. V1I7 genome encodes:
- a CDS encoding DUF3445 domain-containing protein, which yields MTAIPESAAFKTDETYTPEGEYQFRNSPEGVRRLPFPFPDDDYMYSMNLEPHVPAGDGALRAAFDVDEHYVSECGHRDQMLREMPGVHYLALPHMLEAQWDLLELIFESYARDFPEHFTLTKNGNEWRWQNRLLGIDDSFTFGDPATLPMDPMEYATRQAQGEFVVLEEKDNTLVIGAGMTTQRADYSLQFNLGMSFFEFHGPVPKLHEMGILDRALKFLLRMKPGHPVRRVNWSLTVHPRLETSVETLPEWAPDRVKVNRDNAGDMVYLRIELQPLHRLPRSNAIVFPVRTYLVSLAELVQYAPDWAKRIHRALASLDSELVDYKGFHRYHDAAVEWLSRHDDGAPLATGYPWAPEGIQPGGR from the coding sequence ATGACAGCGATACCTGAGTCAGCCGCATTCAAAACGGATGAGACATATACACCAGAAGGCGAGTACCAATTCCGGAACTCACCCGAAGGAGTCCGCCGTCTGCCATTCCCGTTTCCGGACGACGATTACATGTACTCCATGAATCTGGAACCACACGTTCCAGCCGGCGACGGTGCTCTGAGAGCAGCATTCGATGTTGATGAACACTACGTATCCGAATGCGGGCACCGAGATCAGATGCTCAGGGAAATGCCGGGCGTCCACTATCTTGCGTTGCCGCACATGCTGGAAGCGCAATGGGATCTGCTGGAGCTCATCTTTGAGTCATATGCCAGGGATTTTCCGGAACACTTCACCCTCACTAAGAACGGAAACGAGTGGCGGTGGCAGAACAGGCTCCTCGGAATCGATGATTCTTTCACCTTCGGTGACCCGGCAACCTTGCCAATGGACCCGATGGAGTACGCGACGCGACAAGCGCAGGGCGAATTCGTAGTTCTCGAGGAAAAAGACAACACGCTCGTCATTGGTGCAGGCATGACTACCCAGCGAGCCGACTACTCGCTGCAATTCAACCTCGGCATGAGCTTCTTCGAATTCCACGGGCCAGTCCCAAAGCTGCACGAAATGGGCATCCTGGATAGAGCTCTCAAATTCCTGCTCCGCATGAAGCCCGGCCACCCCGTCAGGCGGGTCAACTGGTCTCTCACCGTCCACCCGCGTCTCGAGACCTCAGTAGAAACCCTCCCGGAATGGGCACCGGATCGGGTGAAGGTCAACAGAGATAACGCAGGAGACATGGTGTACCTGCGCATCGAACTGCAGCCCCTGCACCGACTTCCCCGATCGAACGCCATCGTGTTCCCCGTCCGCACCTACCTCGTCAGCCTCGCTGAGCTGGTGCAGTACGCCCCCGATTGGGCAAAACGAATCCATCGAGCTCTCGCCTCTCTGGACTCCGAGCTCGTCGATTACAAAGGTTTCCACCGCTACCACGATGCTGCCGTTGAATGGCTCTCACGTCACGACGACGGGGCACCACTAGCAACGGGCTACCCCTGGGCCCCGGAAGGAATACAACCCGGTGGCCGCTAA
- a CDS encoding PDR/VanB family oxidoreductase codes for MTEAQHGALQLRVKRIEPVTPEINRYTFCAADGSWLPPFSGGSHITVLIPSDGDTKRNAYSLMSSPYDTSEYQIAVRRVNNGKRGSLAMHDNVREGDVLLAGIPANLFPVSKHARHHLFLAGGVGVTPVYAQLDELSLKGSPFELHLAVRGPGHAALGRELKERYGDRVTLYGHDGRSRLNASDILTGRPLGTHAYVCGPRRMVDDIIGAAHDLGWSDSNIHFERFDDLGSTGDPFSVTLARSGAVIEVSPEQSLLEAVEEAGHKLPYLCRGGACGDCETEVLELEGTIDHRDDWLSESDRCTNKLIMPCVSRATCTKLVINA; via the coding sequence ATGACCGAGGCCCAGCACGGAGCCCTGCAGCTCAGGGTCAAACGCATCGAACCGGTGACGCCAGAAATCAACCGATACACCTTCTGCGCCGCTGACGGGTCTTGGCTCCCTCCATTTTCCGGTGGCAGCCACATCACCGTCCTGATCCCGTCCGATGGGGATACCAAGCGCAACGCGTACTCGCTCATGAGTTCGCCCTACGACACAAGCGAATACCAGATAGCTGTCCGCAGGGTCAATAACGGAAAACGCGGCTCGCTGGCTATGCACGACAACGTCCGCGAGGGAGATGTTCTCCTCGCGGGTATCCCGGCGAATCTTTTTCCAGTCTCAAAACATGCCCGGCACCATCTCTTCCTCGCAGGCGGCGTAGGGGTCACCCCCGTCTACGCGCAACTTGATGAACTAAGTCTCAAGGGAAGTCCGTTCGAACTACACCTGGCCGTTCGGGGCCCAGGGCACGCCGCCCTTGGTCGTGAACTCAAGGAGCGCTATGGAGATCGGGTCACGCTTTACGGCCATGACGGCCGGTCCCGGCTGAACGCGTCAGACATCCTGACAGGACGGCCACTTGGTACACACGCCTACGTCTGCGGACCAAGACGAATGGTCGATGACATCATCGGCGCGGCCCATGACCTTGGATGGTCAGATTCAAACATCCACTTCGAAAGGTTCGATGACCTAGGTTCCACTGGCGACCCGTTCTCCGTCACCTTGGCGCGTTCCGGAGCAGTGATTGAGGTGTCTCCCGAGCAGTCGCTGCTGGAAGCAGTTGAGGAGGCAGGGCACAAGCTGCCGTACCTCTGCAGGGGAGGCGCATGCGGTGATTGCGAGACCGAAGTTCTGGAACTTGAGGGCACCATCGATCACCGTGACGACTGGCTATCCGAGTCGGACCGGTGCACAAACAAGCTCATCATGCCCTGCGTCTCGCGGGCCACCTGTACAAAACTCGTCATCAACGCTTAA
- a CDS encoding dimethylamine monooxygenase subunit DmmA family protein, whose amino-acid sequence MLITGIKSRPVYDELTPMTSGLGHVTAAQGSGGKPLVRLLGEMNPDQLAATTVLYSTESFTGQNYLADIQKFKVCGLIVFPANADAVRGLDAFLATAKMGTRLYISGSEGFIGTSMQVATSYGMNRDEVLREHAGSFSRRVWCAHCSHYSENVTRRVFACPGCELNLIVRDHYSGRLAAFQGVKADSEVPGELPENEELDT is encoded by the coding sequence ATGCTAATCACTGGCATTAAGAGCCGTCCCGTGTACGACGAGCTCACACCGATGACGAGCGGCCTCGGCCACGTCACTGCTGCGCAAGGCAGCGGCGGAAAGCCCCTGGTGCGCCTTCTCGGAGAGATGAACCCGGACCAGTTGGCCGCGACGACGGTTCTGTACTCAACCGAGTCATTCACGGGCCAGAACTATCTGGCTGACATCCAAAAATTCAAAGTGTGCGGTCTCATCGTGTTTCCGGCCAACGCCGATGCAGTCCGCGGACTCGATGCATTCCTCGCGACGGCAAAGATGGGCACGCGACTGTACATATCCGGTTCTGAGGGGTTTATCGGCACCTCAATGCAAGTTGCAACCTCTTACGGCATGAACCGGGACGAGGTGCTGCGTGAGCACGCGGGTTCCTTTTCAAGGCGTGTGTGGTGTGCGCACTGCAGCCACTATTCCGAGAATGTCACCCGCAGGGTGTTCGCGTGCCCCGGCTGTGAACTTAATTTGATCGTTCGCGATCACTACTCCGGCCGGCTTGCCGCGTTCCAAGGAGTGAAAGCAGACAGCGAAGTGCCCGGTGAACTTCCGGAAAATGAGGAGTTGGATACATGA
- a CDS encoding APC family permease, translating to MREEITEPAKEFAGDEDAQHLASLGYSYESQFKREMTFWGNVSLGFTYLSPVVAVYSLFAASLSVAGPPMFWSLVIVGIGQLLVATVFGEVVAAYPVAGGVYPWSRRLWGRKWGWMNGWVYLVALLTTIASVAYGAGPFLSTLIGMESSVDSIIIAGLAVIALATVLNLGGTKVLNAVAMIGLLAELGGALAVGSWLLVTARHHDLSVLFQAFGAGEGSNYFVAFAAAGLIGIFQYYGFEACGDVAEEVPNPGRTIPKAMRMTIYIGGFAAMFVCLSLILAVPDFAAVISGTDTDPVGNILLSAFGPIGFKAVLAVVMVSFLSCVLSLQAATSRLAYSMARDGILPASKLLSTFSESRHVPPYALLLAGVVPALIVIGSKISSDALTVIISFAAMGMYMGFQMVVLASLRARILGWKPNGAFQLGVWGIPVNIAALTWGVLGMVNMAWPRTPEDGWFANYVVLISAVTVVVVGLVYMAWKKPHLKGDAPAADAIPTAPARDRSDALIAASKNER from the coding sequence ATGCGTGAAGAAATCACGGAGCCCGCGAAGGAGTTCGCCGGCGACGAAGACGCTCAGCATCTCGCGAGTCTTGGCTACTCGTACGAGAGCCAATTCAAGCGGGAGATGACGTTCTGGGGGAACGTCTCGCTGGGGTTCACCTACCTATCGCCGGTAGTAGCTGTCTATTCCTTGTTCGCAGCATCCCTGAGCGTTGCCGGGCCCCCAATGTTTTGGTCTCTGGTCATCGTGGGGATCGGACAACTCCTCGTCGCGACGGTTTTCGGTGAGGTGGTAGCGGCGTATCCAGTGGCCGGCGGAGTCTATCCATGGTCACGCAGGCTTTGGGGCCGCAAATGGGGCTGGATGAACGGTTGGGTTTACCTCGTCGCGCTTCTGACCACTATCGCCAGCGTCGCATACGGGGCAGGCCCATTTTTGAGCACCCTCATCGGTATGGAAAGCAGCGTTGACTCCATCATCATTGCGGGGCTTGCGGTCATAGCCCTGGCCACGGTTCTTAACCTTGGTGGTACCAAGGTGCTGAACGCCGTGGCGATGATCGGTCTTTTGGCGGAACTCGGTGGCGCACTGGCAGTGGGAAGCTGGCTGCTTGTAACCGCCCGGCACCATGACCTCAGCGTCCTGTTCCAGGCATTCGGTGCAGGCGAAGGCAGCAACTACTTCGTAGCGTTCGCCGCTGCCGGATTGATCGGAATCTTCCAGTACTACGGATTCGAAGCCTGCGGCGACGTGGCTGAGGAAGTCCCCAACCCTGGCCGGACCATCCCCAAAGCCATGAGGATGACCATTTACATTGGTGGCTTCGCAGCAATGTTCGTATGCCTGTCCCTGATCCTCGCTGTTCCCGACTTCGCTGCCGTCATATCAGGCACGGACACGGACCCCGTCGGGAACATCCTCCTCTCGGCCTTCGGCCCTATCGGCTTCAAGGCAGTCCTCGCGGTCGTCATGGTCTCCTTCCTCTCATGCGTGTTGAGCCTCCAGGCAGCCACCTCCCGCCTTGCCTACTCGATGGCCCGCGACGGCATACTTCCGGCTAGCAAGCTCCTGAGCACCTTCAGCGAATCGCGGCACGTACCCCCGTACGCCCTGCTCCTTGCAGGTGTGGTGCCGGCCCTTATCGTCATCGGATCGAAAATTTCCAGCGACGCCCTGACAGTGATCATTTCCTTCGCAGCCATGGGCATGTATATGGGCTTCCAGATGGTGGTCCTGGCCTCGCTTCGGGCGCGCATTCTGGGATGGAAGCCGAACGGCGCGTTCCAGCTTGGCGTCTGGGGCATCCCCGTCAACATCGCAGCCCTGACTTGGGGCGTGCTGGGCATGGTCAACATGGCCTGGCCCCGGACACCGGAAGATGGCTGGTTCGCCAACTATGTCGTCCTGATTTCCGCCGTCACTGTCGTCGTGGTCGGCCTGGTCTACATGGCCTGGAAGAAGCCGCACCTCAAGGGTGACGCTCCGGCAGCCGACGCCATTCCAACCGCCCCTGCCCGCGACCGCTCGGATGCCCTCATCGCGGCGTCGAAGAATGAGAGGTAA
- a CDS encoding FadR/GntR family transcriptional regulator produces the protein MASTTAFQAQVYRSLPETERSEAIVDRISKAIALGLLKVGERLPAETALSEMFGVAPSTLREALSDLRDQGIVATRRGRSGGTFIVKQPFTSADVIRKWFQDTSIAEIRDVGDEHAAIAAATVRLACERAEPHEISRLLELGRAVVMTDKPELRARADSRFHIELAVLAQSPRLTNAEIRLQAETVQALWAPESLTRDPELVAAEHLALARAIANDAPEAAQQLVLEHIRHDIHHLVDAKLSFGYPTYQQERS, from the coding sequence TTGGCATCTACCACCGCATTTCAAGCCCAGGTCTACCGGTCGTTGCCTGAAACCGAACGCTCCGAGGCAATCGTCGACCGGATTTCCAAAGCGATCGCCCTTGGCCTGCTAAAGGTAGGCGAGAGGCTTCCTGCGGAGACGGCCCTCTCGGAAATGTTTGGCGTTGCGCCGTCTACTCTCCGAGAGGCACTGTCTGATCTCCGGGATCAAGGGATTGTGGCTACGCGGAGGGGACGCAGTGGCGGAACGTTCATAGTCAAACAGCCGTTTACTTCCGCTGACGTCATAAGAAAATGGTTTCAGGACACATCCATTGCCGAGATTCGGGACGTCGGGGACGAGCATGCTGCTATCGCCGCCGCAACTGTACGACTGGCATGCGAACGGGCCGAACCCCACGAGATCAGCAGACTTCTGGAGCTTGGACGAGCTGTCGTTATGACAGACAAACCGGAACTGCGCGCACGCGCAGATAGCAGATTCCATATCGAACTGGCGGTCCTGGCGCAGTCCCCGAGACTTACGAATGCGGAAATAAGGCTGCAAGCCGAGACAGTTCAAGCGCTTTGGGCGCCCGAGTCACTGACCCGCGACCCGGAATTGGTGGCGGCCGAGCACCTTGCCTTGGCTCGCGCCATCGCAAACGACGCACCAGAGGCCGCTCAACAGTTAGTGCTGGAGCACATCCGACATGACATTCACCATCTGGTGGATGCGAAATTGTCCTTCGGATACCCGACGTATCAGCAGGAGCGCTCATGA
- a CDS encoding cache domain-containing protein, whose translation MTTNTPAIKAATEIAAWTNALGLDVYEFAARTGALWTNRPSPLKVAPRDIAALENMSKEFLGTHSFVVGAGVIFSADAIENRGGVLEWWTTRTQGIEKLEFDLTPGGERFYDYQNMPFFTSASRTGEQSMWGPYLDYLGLDEYILTHTAPIQLGGRFVGVAGCDIRIRKLEEIFMPALRAIPGDAALLNEGRRVVVGNSGAYLVGERIRSIPSDKQLLPIEAPHLGLSLLSCR comes from the coding sequence ATGACAACCAATACCCCCGCCATCAAGGCCGCAACGGAAATAGCTGCGTGGACCAACGCACTCGGCCTTGACGTCTACGAATTTGCAGCCCGAACCGGTGCACTGTGGACTAATCGCCCAAGCCCTCTCAAGGTCGCCCCTAGGGACATCGCAGCGCTTGAAAACATGTCCAAGGAGTTCCTGGGCACGCATAGTTTCGTTGTTGGAGCGGGAGTCATCTTCTCCGCAGACGCTATCGAGAACCGAGGCGGCGTCCTTGAATGGTGGACCACGCGTACGCAAGGCATTGAAAAGTTGGAATTTGATCTCACCCCTGGCGGGGAACGGTTTTACGACTACCAGAACATGCCCTTCTTCACGTCAGCCAGCCGCACAGGTGAACAATCGATGTGGGGTCCTTACCTGGACTACCTGGGCTTAGACGAATACATCCTCACTCACACCGCACCGATACAGCTGGGCGGGAGATTCGTAGGAGTAGCTGGTTGTGACATAAGGATTCGCAAACTAGAAGAGATATTCATGCCTGCGCTACGGGCCATCCCGGGAGACGCCGCCCTCCTCAATGAAGGCCGCCGCGTCGTCGTAGGAAACTCCGGCGCCTACCTGGTCGGCGAGAGGATACGCTCCATCCCAAGCGACAAACAATTGCTCCCGATCGAAGCGCCGCATCTCGGACTCTCACTGCTGAGCTGCCGCTAA
- a CDS encoding FadR/GntR family transcriptional regulator, protein MTSAEAGAPSRRRTYDALLQDIEADLRSGKIKLGDRLPGERTLAESYGISRASVREAIRILDAMGVLRSSVGSGPTSGAIVISDPSAGLSSALRLHVASSRLPVEDIVQTRILLETWSAQTAATRTDVKEELEQAAQLLDAMDDPQMDRAAFHELDVRFHVALSSLARNAVVTTMMESLSGSVVGYVKGAMDVMDAWPDVISVLRTQHHGIFNAVQAHDGELAARLLREHIEWFHQQAQEATAAQAVD, encoded by the coding sequence GTGACAAGCGCAGAAGCAGGAGCACCGTCCCGCCGTCGCACCTATGACGCGCTCCTGCAGGACATCGAGGCGGACCTGCGCTCGGGCAAGATCAAGCTCGGGGACCGGCTTCCGGGCGAACGCACACTGGCCGAAAGCTACGGAATTTCCCGGGCTTCCGTGCGGGAAGCCATCCGCATCCTGGACGCCATGGGCGTGCTGCGCAGCTCCGTCGGATCCGGACCCACCTCGGGGGCAATCGTCATTTCCGACCCCTCCGCGGGCCTGTCGTCCGCACTGCGGCTGCACGTCGCCAGCAGCCGGCTGCCTGTGGAGGACATCGTCCAGACCCGCATCCTGCTTGAGACCTGGTCCGCCCAGACAGCAGCAACCCGCACCGACGTGAAGGAGGAGCTGGAGCAGGCGGCCCAGTTGCTCGACGCCATGGACGACCCGCAAATGGACCGTGCAGCCTTCCACGAACTGGACGTGCGGTTCCACGTAGCGCTGAGCTCACTCGCAAGGAACGCTGTGGTCACCACCATGATGGAATCCCTCAGCGGCTCCGTCGTCGGCTACGTCAAGGGCGCGATGGACGTGATGGACGCGTGGCCGGACGTCATATCCGTGCTGCGGACTCAGCACCACGGCATCTTCAATGCCGTCCAAGCGCACGACGGCGAGCTTGCGGCCCGCCTTCTGCGCGAGCACATCGAGTGGTTCCACCAGCAGGCGCAGGAAGCTACAGCCGCCCAAGCCGTGGACTGA
- a CDS encoding (Fe-S)-binding protein encodes MRIALFATCIVDAMYPNTARATVKILERLGHEVVFPSGQACCGQMHVNSGYLNEAVPVVANHVAAFDIDDYDVAVAPSGSCVASVKHQHPMVARSCGDAALEARATAVGAKTYELSELLVDVLGVTDAGSQLGSYFPHRVTYHPSCHGMRLLRLGDRQARLLRSVQGIDLAELPEADQCCGFGGTFSMKNADVSSAMLEDKTANIAATGARLCAGGDASCLMHIGGGLSRQGSAVTTLHLAEILASTAAAPASVTGEVLVSTGKAAR; translated from the coding sequence ATGAGAATTGCTTTGTTCGCCACCTGCATCGTGGACGCGATGTATCCGAACACCGCCCGGGCCACAGTGAAGATCCTGGAGCGGCTGGGACACGAGGTCGTGTTCCCGTCCGGGCAGGCGTGCTGCGGCCAGATGCACGTCAACAGCGGCTACCTCAACGAGGCGGTTCCCGTGGTTGCCAACCACGTCGCGGCCTTCGACATCGACGACTACGACGTCGCCGTCGCGCCCTCCGGCTCTTGCGTGGCCTCCGTCAAACACCAGCATCCGATGGTCGCCCGCTCCTGCGGAGACGCAGCGCTGGAAGCCCGGGCCACCGCTGTCGGCGCTAAAACATACGAACTCTCCGAACTGCTGGTGGACGTCCTGGGCGTCACCGACGCCGGCTCCCAGCTCGGCTCCTACTTCCCGCACCGCGTCACGTACCACCCCAGCTGCCACGGCATGCGCCTGCTCCGGCTGGGGGACCGGCAGGCCCGGCTATTGCGCAGCGTGCAGGGGATCGATTTGGCCGAACTGCCGGAGGCGGACCAGTGCTGCGGCTTCGGCGGCACGTTCTCGATGAAAAACGCCGACGTCTCCTCGGCCATGCTCGAGGACAAGACGGCCAACATCGCGGCAACCGGTGCCCGCCTGTGCGCAGGCGGGGATGCCTCCTGCCTGATGCACATTGGCGGCGGCCTCTCCCGCCAAGGAAGCGCGGTCACCACCTTGCACCTGGCCGAAATCCTGGCCAGCACCGCAGCAGCCCCGGCGTCCGTCACCGGCGAAGTCCTCGTCTCAACCGGAAAGGCAGCACGATGA
- a CDS encoding LutB/LldF family L-lactate oxidation iron-sulfur protein: MSTFLGMPSLPVYGAGNLHASESFPKAAHRELGNAQLRTNLGHATHTIRDKRLKMVSELPDWEQLRDAGSAIKESVMARLPELLEQFEENFTARGGVIHWARDADEANAIVAGLIRETGETEAVKVKSMATQEIGLNEYLEEEGITAFETDLAELIVQLDHDKPSHILVPAIHKNRTQIRDIFLREMPGADPSLTDDPAVLAMAARAHLRRKFLTAKVAVSGANFALADSGTLAVVESEGNGRMCLTLPETLITVMGVEKLLPTWQDLEVFMQLLPRSSTGERMNPYTSLWTGVTEGDGPQNMHLVLLDNGRSAALADEMGRSALHCIRCSACMNVCPVYERTGGHAYGSTYPGPIGAILSPLMTGIQAEENDSLPYASSLCGACYDACPVKINIPDILVHLRSVDVDSKRGKRKLPSQMDVGMKAASWALSSGKRLGLIEKGLPLGRLAAGPDKKITKLPGIAAGWTQSRDIPAPPPQSFRSWWAKEHRTPDTDGAPAPSHDKEGQP; the protein is encoded by the coding sequence ATGAGCACCTTCCTGGGCATGCCCTCCCTGCCCGTCTACGGCGCGGGCAACCTGCACGCCTCCGAGTCCTTCCCGAAGGCCGCGCACCGCGAACTCGGCAACGCCCAGCTGCGCACCAACCTCGGCCACGCCACCCACACCATCCGCGACAAGCGGCTGAAGATGGTCTCCGAACTGCCGGACTGGGAGCAGCTGCGCGACGCGGGCAGCGCCATCAAGGAATCCGTAATGGCCCGGCTCCCGGAACTCCTCGAACAGTTCGAGGAGAACTTCACGGCCCGCGGCGGCGTCATCCACTGGGCCCGCGATGCCGACGAAGCAAACGCCATCGTCGCCGGCCTGATCCGGGAGACCGGCGAAACCGAAGCGGTCAAGGTCAAATCCATGGCGACCCAGGAAATCGGCCTCAACGAGTACCTCGAAGAGGAAGGGATAACGGCGTTCGAGACCGACCTCGCCGAGCTCATCGTCCAGCTGGACCACGACAAGCCCAGCCACATCCTCGTCCCGGCGATCCACAAGAACCGCACGCAAATCCGCGACATCTTCCTGCGCGAAATGCCCGGCGCCGATCCCTCGCTGACTGACGACCCGGCGGTGCTGGCCATGGCCGCCCGCGCCCACCTCCGACGCAAGTTCCTCACCGCCAAGGTCGCCGTCTCCGGCGCCAACTTCGCTCTCGCCGATTCCGGCACCCTCGCCGTCGTCGAATCCGAGGGCAACGGCCGCATGTGCCTGACACTGCCCGAGACGCTGATCACGGTGATGGGCGTCGAGAAACTGCTGCCGACCTGGCAGGACCTGGAAGTCTTCATGCAGCTGCTGCCGCGCTCCTCCACCGGGGAACGAATGAACCCCTACACCTCCCTCTGGACCGGCGTCACCGAAGGCGACGGGCCGCAGAACATGCACCTGGTGCTGCTCGACAACGGCCGCAGCGCCGCCCTGGCAGACGAGATGGGACGCTCCGCGCTGCACTGCATCCGCTGCAGCGCCTGCATGAACGTCTGCCCCGTGTACGAGCGCACCGGCGGCCACGCCTACGGCTCCACCTATCCCGGGCCGATCGGCGCGATCCTCTCGCCGTTGATGACCGGCATACAGGCAGAGGAGAACGACTCGCTGCCGTACGCGTCATCGCTCTGCGGAGCCTGCTATGACGCCTGCCCGGTGAAGATCAACATCCCGGACATCCTGGTGCACCTGCGCAGCGTGGACGTGGACAGCAAGCGCGGGAAGAGGAAGCTGCCCAGCCAGATGGACGTCGGCATGAAGGCGGCCTCCTGGGCACTGTCCTCCGGCAAACGGCTCGGGCTGATCGAAAAAGGGCTGCCGCTGGGACGCCTGGCTGCCGGCCCCGACAAGAAGATCACCAAACTGCCGGGCATCGCCGCCGGCTGGACCCAAAGCCGGGACATCCCCGCGCCCCCGCCGCAGTCCTTCCGCAGCTGGTGGGCCAAGGAACACCGGACACCGGACACTGACGGCGCCCCCGCGCCGTCACATGACAAGGAAGGCCAGCCATGA
- a CDS encoding lactate utilization protein C translates to MSAREDILARIRAALQDSPEVPRIPREYRATSGLDEAALIELLVDRLIDYKAQVSVVDAAEVPARVAALLAGAHSYVVPAGLDAGWLAALGSQHEDEGRRHVDSAAAPLTVAELDGIDAVVTGSAVAVAETGTIILDGSPNQGRRAISLVPDHHICVVKATDITGILPEALRRIDGTRPLTMISGPSATSDIELERVEGVHGPRRLDVIIAR, encoded by the coding sequence ATGAGCGCACGCGAAGACATCCTCGCCCGGATCCGCGCCGCCCTGCAGGACAGCCCCGAGGTACCGCGGATTCCCCGCGAATACCGGGCAACCTCGGGGCTGGACGAGGCGGCACTGATCGAGCTGTTGGTGGACCGCCTGATCGACTACAAAGCGCAGGTATCCGTGGTGGACGCCGCCGAGGTGCCCGCACGGGTTGCAGCCCTCCTCGCCGGCGCGCACAGCTACGTCGTGCCCGCCGGGCTCGACGCCGGCTGGCTCGCCGCTCTCGGCAGCCAGCATGAGGACGAGGGCCGCCGCCACGTGGATTCCGCCGCCGCGCCGCTGACCGTTGCGGAGCTCGACGGGATTGACGCCGTCGTGACCGGCAGCGCCGTCGCCGTGGCAGAAACCGGAACCATCATCCTGGACGGCAGCCCCAACCAAGGCCGCCGCGCCATCAGCCTCGTCCCGGACCACCACATCTGTGTCGTGAAGGCCACCGACATTACCGGCATCCTGCCCGAGGCGCTGCGCCGGATCGACGGCACCCGGCCGCTCACCATGATCAGCGGCCCGAGCGCGACCAGCGACATCGAACTCGAACGCGTGGAGGGAGTCCACGGCCCCCGTAGGCTCGACGTCATCATCGCCCGATAG